The genomic window TTTGCTCGTTGAATGTAAAGCAATCGGTTCGCCTTTATTAGAATGCTTTATCACTTGATCATCATCGAGCACAATGCCAATTAAATCAATTGCAAGGATCTTCGTAATTTCGTCTACATCGAGCATTTCACCATTTTTCACCAAGTGCGTTCGAATTCGATTAATTACCAAACGAGGACGTTCAACGTTCTCCTGTTCAAGAAGACCGATAATACGATCCGCGTCTCTTACAGACGAGACTTCTGGCGTGGTAACAACAATCGCTTTATCTGCACCGGCTACCGCATTACGAAAGCCATGCTCAATCCCAGCTGGACAATCAATAATCACAAAGTCGTATTCTTGTTTTAATTCATCTACAAGATGCTTCATTTGCTCTGGTAAAATGTCCGTTTTATCTTTCGTTTGTGCTGCAGGAAGTAAGTACAGATTCCCGTCGAAACGTTTATCTTTAATCAATGCTTGGTGCAAGTCACAGTTACCTTCCACGACATCAACTAAGTCAAAGATGATCCGATTTTCTAAACCCATCACAACATCTAAATTCCTTAAGCCAATATCCGCATCAATTAAGCATACTTTTTTTCCTTCTAGAGCAAGCGCAGTTCCAATGTTTGCAGATGTAGTTGTCTTTCCTACACCGCCCTTACCACTTGTAATTACAATTGCATCGCCCACGCTCATATCCCCTTTCTTTCGTACGATCCAAATTAAGAAACCGCTTCGGCCTCTTTTAATCCTCTACTCTCTACATCAAATAAACGTTGCACTTTTGTCAAGGTCATTTCACCGCTCGTACTGTCGATAAATACCGCCTGCATCTCAGCATCTTCAATTGTTTTATCAGCAAAATGAAGCATATGTTCATGAATATGTAAGCTTGTTGGAGACATATGGCTCGCACAAATAAAGGCACTCGTATCACCGTTATAACCGGCGTGAGCCTTCCCTTTTAACGCCCCCATAATGTAGATATTGCCAGTAGCCATTAAACAGCCACCCGGATTCACATCACCAATTAGAAGGACATTTCCTTTCATTTTAACGATTTGACCAGACCGAATCATTCTCGTTAAGGTTGCCGTCTGTACTTCCTCTTGCATCGCTTTTGCCTTTTCAACCGTCACAACATTCGAATGATAGTGATGGACGCGCAAATGGCTATTCGATGTAATAATGGATTCAATCGTTTCCTGATCGGATTTAGTTAATAATCGATTACCTAAATCAATTTGTACGTAAACAATTGGATCATTCTTCTCGCTTTTATAGTAATCAGATGATAATTTCTCACGAAGATCTTCTATTAACTGATCAAATGAACAACGATCATCTAACAAAAAGATCAAACCATCTTTTGTTCCTTTTATTGTAACGAGTGATTTCACTTGTGACATCCCTATTTCACCTCTACTAACTCCCATTGTAACAATACATTCCACGTTTAATGCATAATTCCTGCTTTAACGATTGCGAAAGCTTGCTTGCTCATTTACATGGTTCGCTAATTTTCTAAACGGTAACACTAATAATATGGCTAGTGCACTGTTTAAAACGAGTGTTGGTAGCAAACGGTCGAGAAGGAAATCCCCACCCGTCATCGTCGTTACACTTAGAATATAAAACAGACCATATTGAAAATATTCAAAGAGAAAAACAGCTATTGTACAAAGTAAAACTGCCCAAAGCGCCGATTCTTTTACCGCTTTTAACGGAACTGCTGATAGATAGCCTAAACAAGCAAATCCAAACATATAGATCCCTAAATAATTCGTAAATACAACATCATAAAGGAGACCAAAAGCAAGTCCATAAATAAGCGCAACTTGCTTGCCTGAATATAAACCAATTAAGACAATGGTCATTATAACTAACCTTGGAACGACATATTGTGTCGCTTCTGTATAGTTAGCCAGCATATAAGGAAGAAGAGAGCCTTCTAAAATGAAAAGAAAAACGAGTACAATGGAAAAATAGGTCCGACTCATTCTTCCTCACCCTCTTCATCACCCAAGCCCTCTTCGCCTGAATCCATGCTAGGTAAATGTCTTTGAACAACGAAGACGTAGTCGAGTTTTGAAAAATCAGCAGTTGGATGAATATAGATATTCTGAGATAGGCCAAATTCATCTACTTCCACTCTCTCTACTTCACCGATTAATAAGCCTGAAGGGTAAACATCGCCTAAACCAGATGTTGTTACCGTTTCCCCTTCGCTAATCGGCACGTCGATATCCACTTTTCGCATAATCAATAAATCTTCTGCGACATCGTACCCTTCAATAAAGCCCATAGCTGGATCCTCATCTTCTTCCTCAATGAGCACTTGTGCTGACACTAAATTAGTTGGGTCATTATCACTTAATAACTGCACAAAAGAAGTAAACTTACTTGCATCAGTCACTTTCCCAACCAATCCACCTTGTGAATCGATAACAGCCATATCACCTGTCACTTCATCTCTCTGACCGCGATTAATGCCAATATACTGCTCCCATGCATCAGGTGAACGATTAATTACAACAGCCGATATACGAGAGTAGTCGCTAAGAGTCTCGTCAATATCTAACATCCCTCTTAGACGTTCGTTTTCTTCATCCAACAAATCTTTTTGAACAGATAACTGTGCGTATTCCTCTAATCGTGTGCGTAGTAATTGATTCTCATCGTATACATGAATGATCTCACTTACATTTTCATAAATCCCACCAATAAAATGCGCGGGTGCAGACACTAAGTTCTGAACCCAACCAATGGCATCACGCATAATTTGTTCTGGTTGAGATAAATTCCGGTCGTCTCTCATCGTGTAGCCAATTAACGCCATTAAAATGATAATACTTACTAATAAAACAATGAGCTTCTTGTTAGAGAAAAAAGATCGCATTCTCTATCCCTCTATTTCCAATTTGATCGAGCTGAACCTGCTTTTGTACGGAATAAATGAATATTTTCCAGTGCGCGTCCTGTGCCAATCGCTACACAATCAAGTGGGTCTTCAGCCACAATAACAGGCATATTTGTTTCTTCACTTAACACTTTGTCCAAATTCTTCAGTAATGCTCCTCCACCTGTTAAGACAATACCACGATCCATTATGTCGGCGGCTAACTCAGGTGGTGACTGCTCAAGTGTATCTTTAACTGCTTCAATAATCGTTTCCACTGTGTCCGAAAGCGCATTGGATATTTCACCTGACGTTACCGTAATCGTCTTCGGAAGTCCAGTTAAAAGATCTCGACCACGAATATCCATATCCTGACTTTCTTCGTCGTCAGCGCTTGCTGAACCAATTTCAAGCTTTAATGTTTCGGCTGTACGTTCCCCAATCATTAGATTGTAAGTCTTTTTCACATATTGAATAATGGCATCGTCCATCTCATCGCCAGCTACGCGAATGGATTGACTTGTTACAATTCCGCCTAATGAAATAATGGCGACTTCTGTCGTACCACCACCAATATCAACTACCATACTACCGGTTGGTTCCCAAACTGGTAAGTTTGCACCAATTGCAGCCGCAAAAGGCTCTTCTAGCGTGTATGCTTCTTTTGCGCCTGCTTGTTTTGTTGCGTCCTCTACAGCTCGTTTTTCAACTGCTGTAATACCAGACGGCACGCACACCATGACAGCTGGTTTGCGGCTAAACATCGAACTATTTTTCATTGCTTGTTGAATAAAATGCTTAAGCATTGTTGCAGTAGTATCAAAGTCAGCAATGACACCATCTTTCATTGGTCGAACCGCTACAATATTCCCTGGCGTACGACCAATCATTTTCTTTGCGTCATTTCCCACCGCTTGGATTGAATTCGTGTCTGTACGTAGTGCTACAACAGATGGCTCTCTAAGCACAATTCCCTTTCCTTTTGTGTAAACGAGTGTATTTGCTGTCCCTAAATCAATTCCAATGTCTCTATTTCCAAACATGTATGTATACTGTCTCTTTCGCTTTCTGTACAAGCGACCTAATAAATAGACAGATTCCTCCCTTTGCATTCACGTAGGTTCGTGGTTTTTCATTCTATTTATAATGGATGTGCATGCTTTCGCTACATTTCGACATTACTATAACGCAAACTCATACCCTTTATTATATCGAATTGTAAGCAAAAAAAATAGCCTTAAAGTTCCCTAGGCAAAAAAAAGTGATTCCATGGTTATTGATAATTTTACATACTTATAAATCCACGTTCTTTTAAACTCACATAATGAGTTTCATCACCAATGATAATGTGATCCAAAAGTGAGATGCCAAGTATTCTTCCAGCTTCATTCAGTCTTTTCGTTACACTAATGTCTTCTGGACTAGGAGAAGGATCACCACTCGGATGATTGTGAAGACAAATAACAGCAGCGGATGACGTACGCAATGCCTCTTTAAATACCTCTCGTGGATGGACGATGCTCGCATTTAAACTTCCAATAAAGACTGTTTTTTGTTTTATTACATAATTTTTGGTATTTAAATAAAGTACGACAAAATGCTCTTGATGAATGCCGATTAGATCATCGGCCACGATCTGAACCGCATCATCTGGAGAAGCAATGACTCTTTTTTGTCCTTTTCCTTCTCGGTTTATTCGTTTACCAAGTTCCATTGCCGCTGCAAGTTCAATTGCTTTTGTTACTCCTATCCCTTTAATGAGCCTCATTTCTTCAAGTGATGATTCACTTAAAGCAGTTAATGTTTTATAAGTAGAAAGCAATTGAGCTGCAACCTGCAACGCCGAGTATTGCTTTGTACCTGAACGGAGCATAATGGCAAGGATTTCTTGATTTGAAAGGGCTTTCGCCCCCTCACGGAGGAATCGTTCTCGGGGACGCTCTTGAAGAGGGACATCGCGAATAATAATGGACACGTACGTAGCTCCTTTATTTAGAGATTTTAGGGAAAATGCGAAAGGTAGCGAGAGCTTGAATGGTTTTAACAACTGGTAAACCAACAACTGTGTAATAATCACCTTTTATCTCTGAAACAAACATGGCACCTAAGCTTTGAATGCCATATCCACCCGCTTTATCACACCATTCATCTGTTTCTAAATATTGCTGCAGAAGTTCATTTTGAATCGATGTCATTGTCACGTAGGTTGTTTGAGAGAAAAGAATGGACTTTTCACGCTGAAAAAGCGCAACTCCGGTAGAGACACTATGAGTTGAATCCGACAATGAAAGTAACATTTCTTGTGCCTCTTGCTTTGATTGTGGCTTTCCCAGATGGTTGCCATTATGAGACACAATTGTATCAGCAGCTAACACAACGTGATCCGGGAATTGTTTCGCAACAACACTGGCTTTTCGACGTGCAAGAATACAGACCGCTTCTTCGGTTGATTGTTTACCATCTAGTGATTCGTCTACCTCGCTTGCATAAACAGAAAATGGAATGTGGCATTGTTTAAGGAGTTCACTTCGCCTTGGGGAACTAGAAGCTAATAGAAGGGGATGGATCATAAAGCACCTCTACTTTTTCTTTTTATTGTACAGGTGTTAGAAGTAGTTTACCAATAGTAAAGAGGAAAAAACAACAACAATTTAAAAGAAGACGAAAAACCTGATGATGTAAGGTTTTTCGTCTCTATAATACTTCTTCTGTTTCGTTAAATTTAACAGAGTTCTGCTATCCTACATTCTATTTAGCTACGTATCTTCTCAACATACCGTAATATAAATTTAAGTATGAAAGAAGTTGACTTATTACGAAAGATACTCTTCGAACCAACCTAGAATAGCTTCTAATCGCTTCACACGGAGACTCGGTTTTCCACTTCTGGACAATTCATGATTCGCTTCAGGAAAACGAATAAACCGTGTTTGTTTGCCTAATCGTTTTAATGCGATAAATAGTTGCTCTGCTTGCTCTATTGGACATCGAAGGTCATTCTCACCGTGCAAAATAAGCAAAGGTGTTTCCACATTGGCAACATATTTTATAGGAGAATGTTGCCAAAGAGTCTCCATCTCATCAAGCTCAGCTTTAATTTGCCAGTCAGAAAAATAATACCCTATGTCACTAACGCCGTAAAAGCTAATCCAGTTTGAAATCGAACGTTGCGTAACAGCTGCTTTAAATCGATTGGTATGACCAACCGCCCAATTCGTCATAAACCCACCGTAGCTTCCGCCAGTCATACCAAGCCTAGACTCATCAACCCAACTATTTGTTTTAACGACATCGTCAAGAATGTCCATAAGATCCTGAAAATCGCCTCCACCGTAATCGCCGCGAACAGCATCAACAAAGGCTTGTCCATAACCATGGCTTCCTCTCGGATTTGTATAAAGCACACCGTATCCTTTTGCCGCCAACATTTGAAATTCATGAAAATACGTATTCGCGTACATCGCATGTGGTCCACCGTGCACTTCTAAAATCAACGGATACGTTTGACCTTCTTCGTAAAAAGTCGGTTTCATTAACCAGCCCTCTACAAATGAACCATCTTCCCGGCTAACATTTACTTTTTCAGGAACACTAACTTGGAATTCTTCTTCAAATGCTTCATTAAACGTTGTTAAACGGTTTAATGCCTTGTCTTTATTGCTTACATGATAACATTCACTTGGCTCCACAACAGAACTATGGGTTACAATGAATTCATCTTGATAAAAATCAAAGCCGTTTATATGTGCATCCGTGTTAGTCAGCTTTTGCTGATCACCATTTAGAGAGAATCTCCATACGTTTACTGCCCCTTCGCTGGAAACCAACGTATATAGCGACTGACCATCGTTAGAGAAACGCAATCGATTTGATCCTGTTTGCTGTAAAAAGTCTCCAATTGCTATATCGCCAATAAAATGATCGACATTTTCTGTTAGATTTAGTGTTTCCACAGTACCGGTGCGATAAATGTTTATCTTTGGAAGAGTCGCATTCTCATATTCCCGTTGATGGCTCAATAAAGCAATTGTCTGTCCATCTGGCGACACAGCTCCGCCAGTAATCACTTGAACTTCTTTCGTCACTTGCCGCTCCTGCTTCGTATCCATATTAATAAGGTAGGCGTGTGCGCTAAATGAGAAATCACGGTTTTCCGCTCGATCACTCGCAAAAAGAATGTGACGGGAGTCTCCCGAAAAGTCTAATAACTGACTATCATATTGATCAGTAGTTAGCCACTGTTGTTTGTCTGTCCTTAAATCAACGCTTCCAATGCGCATCACTCGATCGTCATGCAGACCACGCTGGTCAGACTTATATTTCATTTGATCAATAACAAGCGGCTCTGGTTTTTGTCGTGCTTGTTCATTTTCTTCGGACTCTTTAAAAAACGTTGAATACGCGACTGTTGCTCCATCGGGGGCCAGCATATAAGAAAGAATCCCATGTTCCTCATACGTTACTTGCTTGGCATCGGCCAAGCCCTGCTTTAAGAATACTTGGTTTTTTCCTTCGCGATTGGATAGATATGTATAGCCATCACCACTTGGTAGCCACTGAGGCGCCACATGCTTACCTTTTTCTTGGGTTAATTTAGTTTGTTTACCTGTCTTTATGTCTATTACATATAAATGAGATTGATAAGTATTCTCGTGCTCATCTAAGTTCGTCACGACAAGGATTGCTTTTGTTCCATCAGGAGAAACAACTGGATTCGTTACCGTGCTTAATTGATATAAAGATTGTGCCATTAACTCTTTCACTCGATAAACCTCCTTTTTTGTAAAGTATATCGAAATCTTTCGG from Shouchella hunanensis includes these protein-coding regions:
- the minD gene encoding septum site-determining protein MinD; amino-acid sequence: MGDAIVITSGKGGVGKTTTSANIGTALALEGKKVCLIDADIGLRNLDVVMGLENRIIFDLVDVVEGNCDLHQALIKDKRFDGNLYLLPAAQTKDKTDILPEQMKHLVDELKQEYDFVIIDCPAGIEHGFRNAVAGADKAIVVTTPEVSSVRDADRIIGLLEQENVERPRLVINRIRTHLVKNGEMLDVDEITKILAIDLIGIVLDDDQVIKHSNKGEPIALHSTSKASIAYRNIARRILGETIPLMSIEESTTMFTKIKRLFGVR
- the minC gene encoding septum site-determining protein MinC, translated to MSQVKSLVTIKGTKDGLIFLLDDRCSFDQLIEDLREKLSSDYYKSEKNDPIVYVQIDLGNRLLTKSDQETIESIITSNSHLRVHHYHSNVVTVEKAKAMQEEVQTATLTRMIRSGQIVKMKGNVLLIGDVNPGGCLMATGNIYIMGALKGKAHAGYNGDTSAFICASHMSPTSLHIHEHMLHFADKTIEDAEMQAVFIDSTSGEMTLTKVQRLFDVESRGLKEAEAVS
- the mreD gene encoding rod shape-determining protein MreD — protein: MSRTYFSIVLVFLFILEGSLLPYMLANYTEATQYVVPRLVIMTIVLIGLYSGKQVALIYGLAFGLLYDVVFTNYLGIYMFGFACLGYLSAVPLKAVKESALWAVLLCTIAVFLFEYFQYGLFYILSVTTMTGGDFLLDRLLPTLVLNSALAILLVLPFRKLANHVNEQASFRNR
- the mreC gene encoding rod shape-determining protein MreC, whose protein sequence is MRSFFSNKKLIVLLVSIIILMALIGYTMRDDRNLSQPEQIMRDAIGWVQNLVSAPAHFIGGIYENVSEIIHVYDENQLLRTRLEEYAQLSVQKDLLDEENERLRGMLDIDETLSDYSRISAVVINRSPDAWEQYIGINRGQRDEVTGDMAVIDSQGGLVGKVTDASKFTSFVQLLSDNDPTNLVSAQVLIEEEDEDPAMGFIEGYDVAEDLLIMRKVDIDVPISEGETVTTSGLGDVYPSGLLIGEVERVEVDEFGLSQNIYIHPTADFSKLDYVFVVQRHLPSMDSGEEGLGDEEGEEE
- a CDS encoding rod shape-determining protein, which codes for MFGNRDIGIDLGTANTLVYTKGKGIVLREPSVVALRTDTNSIQAVGNDAKKMIGRTPGNIVAVRPMKDGVIADFDTTATMLKHFIQQAMKNSSMFSRKPAVMVCVPSGITAVEKRAVEDATKQAGAKEAYTLEEPFAAAIGANLPVWEPTGSMVVDIGGGTTEVAIISLGGIVTSQSIRVAGDEMDDAIIQYVKKTYNLMIGERTAETLKLEIGSASADDEESQDMDIRGRDLLTGLPKTITVTSGEISNALSDTVETIIEAVKDTLEQSPPELAADIMDRGIVLTGGGALLKNLDKVLSEETNMPVIVAEDPLDCVAIGTGRALENIHLFRTKAGSARSNWK
- the radC gene encoding RadC family protein — protein: MSIIIRDVPLQERPRERFLREGAKALSNQEILAIMLRSGTKQYSALQVAAQLLSTYKTLTALSESSLEEMRLIKGIGVTKAIELAAAMELGKRINREGKGQKRVIASPDDAVQIVADDLIGIHQEHFVVLYLNTKNYVIKQKTVFIGSLNASIVHPREVFKEALRTSSAAVICLHNHPSGDPSPSPEDISVTKRLNEAGRILGISLLDHIIIGDETHYVSLKERGFISM
- a CDS encoding Maf family protein codes for the protein MIHPLLLASSSPRRSELLKQCHIPFSVYASEVDESLDGKQSTEEAVCILARRKASVVAKQFPDHVVLAADTIVSHNGNHLGKPQSKQEAQEMLLSLSDSTHSVSTGVALFQREKSILFSQTTYVTMTSIQNELLQQYLETDEWCDKAGGYGIQSLGAMFVSEIKGDYYTVVGLPVVKTIQALATFRIFPKISK
- a CDS encoding S9 family peptidase, whose protein sequence is MKELMAQSLYQLSTVTNPVVSPDGTKAILVVTNLDEHENTYQSHLYVIDIKTGKQTKLTQEKGKHVAPQWLPSGDGYTYLSNREGKNQVFLKQGLADAKQVTYEEHGILSYMLAPDGATVAYSTFFKESEENEQARQKPEPLVIDQMKYKSDQRGLHDDRVMRIGSVDLRTDKQQWLTTDQYDSQLLDFSGDSRHILFASDRAENRDFSFSAHAYLINMDTKQERQVTKEVQVITGGAVSPDGQTIALLSHQREYENATLPKINIYRTGTVETLNLTENVDHFIGDIAIGDFLQQTGSNRLRFSNDGQSLYTLVSSEGAVNVWRFSLNGDQQKLTNTDAHINGFDFYQDEFIVTHSSVVEPSECYHVSNKDKALNRLTTFNEAFEEEFQVSVPEKVNVSREDGSFVEGWLMKPTFYEEGQTYPLILEVHGGPHAMYANTYFHEFQMLAAKGYGVLYTNPRGSHGYGQAFVDAVRGDYGGGDFQDLMDILDDVVKTNSWVDESRLGMTGGSYGGFMTNWAVGHTNRFKAAVTQRSISNWISFYGVSDIGYYFSDWQIKAELDEMETLWQHSPIKYVANVETPLLILHGENDLRCPIEQAEQLFIALKRLGKQTRFIRFPEANHELSRSGKPSLRVKRLEAILGWFEEYLS